One genomic window of Cupriavidus oxalaticus includes the following:
- a CDS encoding sensor histidine kinase, which produces MSTNQLYAGYQSELADFRLAFSRGGAYTAIVLVLLGVGLDYGQYPQQQLAFAVARVVVSLLIAGVVVMLYSAIGRRFAPWLTLTWLLLPQIMIAWMISQTEGVQSPYYVGLNLAIFASGIALPFGLWQNLVFGLLSYLLYVLACLFHAGGIEPMGTFIVNSLFLLFAAAASGVYTFFNERARFMLFRLKAEVAETNAELEVINRKLVDIKGQMLQQEKMAAIGTLAAGLLHEVNNPVNFCLMAIEVAMEEPQAKESESLTECLVDAKQGMQRIQHIVSDLKTFAYRKPGAEVEGTPFLFEKALDSSIRLTAHELRGVKVTRELPADTLVLGDEAAVIGVLINLFSNAALAMRKAGTAAPAIHTTVRWADGRLHVTVRDNGPGIAEENLARVFEPFFTTRDVGQGLGLGLSISYAVIERHGGQLFAESELGQWAAFSFDLPRAE; this is translated from the coding sequence ATGAGCACCAACCAACTCTACGCCGGTTACCAGTCCGAACTGGCCGACTTCCGCCTGGCGTTCAGCCGCGGCGGCGCCTATACCGCGATCGTGCTGGTCCTGCTCGGCGTCGGGCTTGACTACGGCCAGTATCCGCAGCAACAGCTGGCGTTCGCAGTGGCGCGCGTGGTGGTGTCGCTGCTGATCGCGGGCGTGGTGGTGATGCTGTACAGCGCGATCGGGCGCCGGTTTGCGCCGTGGCTGACGCTGACCTGGCTGCTGCTGCCGCAGATCATGATCGCGTGGATGATCTCGCAGACCGAAGGCGTGCAGTCGCCTTACTACGTCGGCCTGAACCTGGCGATCTTCGCCTCGGGCATCGCGCTGCCGTTCGGGCTGTGGCAGAACCTGGTCTTCGGTCTGCTTTCCTACCTGCTGTACGTGCTGGCGTGCCTGTTCCACGCAGGGGGCATCGAGCCGATGGGGACGTTTATCGTCAACTCGCTGTTCCTGCTATTCGCGGCCGCCGCCAGCGGCGTCTATACCTTCTTCAACGAGCGCGCGCGTTTCATGCTGTTCCGGCTGAAGGCGGAGGTGGCCGAGACCAACGCCGAGCTGGAAGTCATCAACCGCAAGCTGGTCGACATCAAGGGCCAGATGCTGCAGCAGGAAAAGATGGCCGCGATCGGTACGCTGGCGGCCGGGCTGCTGCACGAGGTCAACAACCCGGTCAACTTCTGCCTGATGGCGATCGAGGTGGCGATGGAAGAGCCGCAGGCCAAGGAGAGCGAGTCGCTGACCGAATGCCTGGTCGATGCCAAGCAGGGCATGCAGCGCATCCAGCATATCGTGTCCGACCTGAAGACCTTCGCCTACCGCAAGCCGGGTGCGGAGGTGGAGGGCACGCCGTTCCTGTTCGAGAAGGCGCTGGATTCCTCGATCCGCCTGACCGCGCACGAGCTGCGCGGCGTCAAGGTGACGCGCGAGCTGCCGGCCGACACGCTGGTGCTGGGCGACGAGGCCGCGGTCATCGGCGTGCTGATCAACCTGTTCTCCAACGCCGCGCTGGCCATGCGCAAGGCCGGCACGGCCGCGCCGGCGATCCATACCACGGTGCGCTGGGCCGACGGCCGGCTCCACGTCACGGTGCGCGACAATGGCCCCGGCATCGCCGAGGAAAACCTGGCGCGCGTGTTCGAGCCCTTCTTCACCACGCGCGACGTGGGGCAGGGCCTGGGGCTGGGGCTGTCGATCAGCTACGCGGTGATCGAGCGCCATGGCGGCCAGCTCTTCGCCGAGAGCGAGCTGGGGCAGTGGGCCGCGTTCAGCTTCGACCTGCCGCGCGCGGAGTAA
- a CDS encoding Re/Si-specific NAD(P)(+) transhydrogenase subunit alpha — translation MYIGIPQETRAGETRVAATPETVKKYVAQGHKVVVQAGAGVRASQPDGAYEAVGATIGTAAEALGAQLVLKVRAPDDAELAQMKPGAVLVGMLNPFDAENNARMAAANVIAFALEAAPRTTRAQSMDVLSSQANIAGYKAVLVAAHHYQRFMPMLMTAAGTVKAARVLILGAGVAGLQAIATAKRLGAVIEASDVRPAVKEQIESLGGKFLDVPFLTDEEREIAQGVGGYARPMPPDWMKRQAELVHQRAIQADIVITTALIPGRKAPVLLQEATVQQMKPGSVVVDLAAAQGGNCPLTVADEVVERHGVTLIGHTNLASMVAADASALYARNVLDFLKLVVDKDGQFTLNLEDDIVAACLMCRDGQVVREAA, via the coding sequence ATGTACATCGGCATCCCGCAGGAGACGCGGGCAGGCGAAACTCGCGTCGCCGCCACCCCCGAGACGGTCAAGAAATACGTCGCCCAGGGCCACAAGGTGGTCGTGCAGGCCGGCGCCGGCGTTCGCGCCAGCCAGCCCGACGGCGCGTATGAAGCGGTCGGCGCCACCATCGGCACCGCTGCCGAAGCGCTGGGGGCACAGCTGGTGCTCAAGGTGCGCGCGCCCGACGACGCGGAACTGGCACAGATGAAGCCGGGGGCCGTACTGGTGGGCATGCTCAATCCCTTCGATGCCGAGAACAACGCGCGCATGGCGGCAGCCAACGTGATCGCGTTCGCACTCGAGGCCGCGCCGCGCACCACGCGCGCGCAGAGCATGGACGTGCTGTCGTCGCAGGCCAACATCGCCGGCTACAAGGCCGTGCTGGTGGCCGCGCACCACTACCAGCGCTTCATGCCGATGCTGATGACCGCCGCCGGCACCGTCAAGGCCGCACGCGTGCTGATCCTGGGCGCCGGCGTCGCCGGCCTGCAGGCGATTGCCACCGCCAAGCGCCTGGGCGCGGTGATCGAAGCGTCCGACGTGCGCCCCGCGGTCAAGGAGCAGATCGAATCGCTCGGCGGCAAGTTCCTCGACGTGCCGTTCCTGACCGACGAAGAGCGCGAGATCGCGCAGGGCGTGGGCGGCTATGCGCGGCCGATGCCGCCGGACTGGATGAAGCGCCAGGCCGAGCTGGTGCACCAGCGCGCGATCCAGGCCGACATCGTCATCACCACCGCGCTGATCCCGGGCCGCAAGGCGCCGGTGCTGCTGCAGGAAGCGACCGTGCAGCAGATGAAGCCGGGCTCGGTGGTGGTCGACCTGGCCGCCGCGCAGGGCGGCAACTGCCCGCTGACGGTGGCCGACGAAGTGGTCGAGCGCCATGGCGTCACCCTCATCGGCCATACCAACCTGGCCAGCATGGTGGCGGCCGACGCCTCGGCGCTCTATGCGCGCAACGTGCTGGATTTCCTCAAGCTTGTCGTCGACAAGGATGGCCAGTTCACGCTCAACCTCGAAGACGACATCGTCGCCGCCTGCCTGATGTGCCGGGACGGCCAAGTCGTGCGCGAGGCTGCGTAA
- a CDS encoding YceI family protein, with protein MNRHSRRGSLALNATVAAVLAAAGIAANLAWAQVDAAKSSVTAVARQIGVPMEGKFRKFDAQVSFDPAKLATSSAKVEIDVASFEIGDAETTKEVKGKDWFDAAKYPKAVFQSTSIKNGTPGKYDVAGKLTIKGKTVDVVVPATYRQEGASQVFEGALPIKRTVFNIGDGEWKDTSVVADDVQIKFRIVQARK; from the coding sequence ATGAATCGCCATTCCCGCCGCGGCTCGCTGGCCCTCAACGCCACCGTGGCAGCCGTGCTGGCCGCCGCCGGCATCGCCGCCAACCTGGCCTGGGCCCAGGTCGACGCGGCCAAGAGCTCGGTGACCGCCGTGGCGCGCCAGATCGGCGTGCCGATGGAAGGCAAGTTCAGGAAGTTCGACGCGCAGGTCAGTTTCGATCCCGCCAAGCTGGCCACCTCGTCGGCCAAGGTCGAGATCGACGTCGCCAGCTTCGAGATCGGCGATGCCGAGACCACCAAGGAAGTGAAGGGCAAGGACTGGTTCGACGCGGCCAAGTACCCCAAGGCCGTGTTCCAGTCCACCAGCATCAAGAACGGCACGCCGGGCAAGTACGACGTCGCCGGCAAGCTGACCATCAAGGGCAAGACCGTCGACGTGGTGGTGCCGGCCACCTACCGCCAGGAAGGCGCCAGCCAGGTGTTCGAGGGCGCGCTGCCGATCAAGCGCACCGTCTTCAATATCGGCGACGGCGAGTGGAAGGACACGTCGGTGGTGGCCGACGATGTCCAGATCAAGTTCCGTATCGTGCAGGCCAGGAAGTAA
- a CDS encoding YceI family protein has product MKLRSVVAAVAAISATAAFGVASANTVTYNLDPTHTYPSFEADHLGGLSTWRGKFDKSSGTVTLDRAAKAGTVEVKIDPSSIDFGNAKLNQHAKGPDMFNVEAFPEATYKGKFSKFKGDVPTEVDGVLTLRGVSKPVKLEIREFKCIQHPMLKREACGADAVGEFNRADFGLDYGVKMGFKPEVKLAIQVEGVRAE; this is encoded by the coding sequence ATGAAACTGCGTTCCGTCGTTGCCGCCGTCGCGGCCATTTCCGCAACCGCCGCCTTCGGCGTGGCTTCGGCCAATACCGTGACGTACAACCTCGATCCGACCCATACCTACCCGAGCTTCGAGGCCGACCACCTGGGCGGCCTGTCGACGTGGCGCGGCAAGTTCGACAAGTCCAGCGGCACCGTCACGCTGGATCGTGCCGCCAAGGCCGGTACCGTCGAGGTCAAGATCGATCCGTCCTCGATCGATTTCGGCAATGCCAAGCTGAACCAGCACGCCAAGGGCCCGGACATGTTCAACGTGGAAGCCTTCCCCGAGGCGACCTACAAGGGCAAGTTCAGCAAGTTCAAGGGCGACGTGCCGACCGAAGTCGACGGCGTGCTGACGCTGCGCGGCGTGTCCAAGCCGGTCAAGCTGGAAATCCGCGAGTTCAAGTGCATCCAGCACCCGATGCTCAAGCGCGAAGCCTGCGGCGCCGACGCCGTGGGCGAGTTCAACCGCGCCGATTTCGGCCTGGACTACGGCGTGAAGATGGGCTTCAAGCCCGAAGTCAAGCTCGCCATCCAGGTGGAAGGCGTGCGCGCCGAGTAA
- a CDS encoding class I SAM-dependent methyltransferase: MYSKTQIDPVVSFRNSQGEQVRGTIINLQRKSLVMEIYNPYSIVQVSEVLSELSVRMGAKNAYLGKAVVMSLVNTGLTAVVSLTLIDEWRELTDLNNEPKSVAREAELFVQDWDTRFNIRRDYQIVVNEMRAFLSEVSRWVEQVDLTESLPKKDGKLREDVFYELATPIMVKTKTYLDWLEGEAERVDPEIAPVHRTYAQSALHPLLLRAPFVYRTFTKPLGYAGDYEMVNQILSDPQQGPTTYFQIVNTAFLKAAVATAHRNRIDLLVDFLTRQAERARAAGRPFRVLNVGCGPAFEIQRFVREYPNPELLSFQLVDFSEETLEYTRSSIERAASGAGRKVSVEMVHQSVHDLLKRRISPDDISAREFDAVYCAGLFDYLSDKVCTRLLAYFASRSRAAGQVLVTNVHANNPEKFGMEHLLEWYLIYRDDAGMAQLLPENSHSHRIYVDATGVNVFAEATIE; this comes from the coding sequence GTGTATTCCAAAACGCAAATCGATCCGGTAGTTAGTTTCCGCAACTCGCAGGGCGAGCAGGTGCGGGGCACGATCATCAATCTCCAGAGAAAGTCTCTGGTGATGGAAATCTACAATCCGTATTCGATCGTGCAGGTCAGCGAGGTGCTGAGCGAGCTCAGTGTCCGCATGGGCGCCAAGAATGCCTACCTGGGCAAGGCCGTGGTGATGAGCCTGGTGAATACCGGCCTGACCGCGGTGGTATCGCTGACGCTGATCGACGAGTGGCGCGAGCTGACCGACCTGAACAACGAGCCCAAGTCGGTGGCACGCGAAGCCGAGCTGTTCGTGCAGGACTGGGATACGCGCTTCAATATCCGGCGCGACTACCAGATCGTGGTCAACGAAATGCGCGCCTTCCTGTCCGAAGTATCGCGCTGGGTCGAGCAGGTCGACCTGACCGAATCGCTGCCGAAGAAGGACGGCAAGCTGCGCGAGGACGTGTTCTACGAGCTGGCCACGCCGATCATGGTCAAGACCAAGACCTACCTTGACTGGCTCGAGGGCGAGGCCGAGCGCGTGGACCCGGAAATCGCGCCGGTGCACCGCACCTATGCCCAGTCGGCGCTGCACCCGCTGCTGCTGCGCGCGCCGTTCGTGTACCGGACCTTCACCAAGCCGCTCGGCTACGCCGGCGACTACGAGATGGTCAACCAGATCCTGAGCGATCCGCAGCAGGGCCCGACCACTTACTTCCAGATCGTCAACACCGCCTTCCTGAAGGCGGCGGTGGCGACCGCGCACCGCAACCGCATCGACCTGCTGGTGGATTTCCTGACGCGCCAGGCCGAGCGCGCGCGCGCCGCCGGCCGCCCGTTCCGCGTGCTCAACGTGGGTTGCGGGCCAGCCTTCGAGATCCAGCGCTTCGTGCGGGAGTATCCCAATCCCGAGCTGCTGTCGTTCCAGCTGGTCGACTTCAGTGAAGAAACGCTGGAATACACGCGCAGTTCGATCGAGCGGGCGGCCTCTGGCGCCGGGCGCAAGGTGTCGGTGGAGATGGTGCACCAGTCGGTGCACGATCTGCTCAAGCGCCGCATCTCGCCTGACGATATCAGTGCCCGGGAGTTCGACGCGGTCTACTGCGCGGGGCTGTTCGATTACCTGTCGGACAAGGTCTGCACGCGGCTGCTGGCGTATTTCGCCTCGCGTTCGCGTGCGGCCGGCCAGGTGCTGGTCACCAACGTGCATGCCAACAATCCAGAGAAATTCGGCATGGAGCACCTGCTGGAGTGGTACCTGATCTACCGCGACGACGCCGGCATGGCGCAGCTGCTGCCGGAGAATTCGCACTCGCACCGCATCTACGTCGACGCCACCGGCGTCAACGTCTTTGCCGAAGCCACCATTGAATGA
- the mnmA gene encoding tRNA 2-thiouridine(34) synthase MnmA → MSANGNGSANGKRVVVGMSGGVDSSVTAWLLKQQGYEVIGLFMKNWEDDDDSEYCSTRQDWLDVVSVADLIGVDVEAVNFAAEYKDRVFADFLREYSAGRTPNPDVLCNAEIKFKAFLDHAMTLGAETIATGHYARVRQNAAGRFELLKALDHTKDQSYFLHRLNQAQLSRTLFPLGEIPKTRVREIAAEIGLPNAKKKDSTGICFIGERPFRDFLNRYLPTKPGPMKTPEGKVVGEHIGLAFYTLGQRKGIGLGGSRDGNGDAWYVARKDMANNTLYVVQGHDHPWLLTPVLTASDLSWVAGEAPAAGAAMAAKTRYRQSDAACTVQAADGDTLQLGFAEAQWAVTPGQSAVLYDGEVCLGGGIIQ, encoded by the coding sequence GTGAGCGCGAACGGCAACGGAAGCGCGAACGGGAAGCGCGTGGTCGTGGGCATGTCGGGCGGGGTCGATTCGTCAGTGACCGCGTGGCTGCTCAAGCAGCAGGGCTACGAGGTCATCGGCCTGTTCATGAAGAACTGGGAAGACGATGACGACAGCGAGTACTGCTCCACGCGCCAGGACTGGCTGGACGTGGTGTCGGTGGCCGACCTGATCGGCGTCGACGTCGAGGCGGTCAACTTTGCCGCCGAGTACAAGGACCGCGTCTTTGCCGATTTCCTGCGCGAGTACTCGGCCGGCCGCACGCCCAACCCCGATGTGCTGTGCAATGCCGAGATCAAGTTCAAGGCCTTCCTCGACCATGCGATGACGCTCGGCGCCGAGACCATCGCCACCGGCCACTACGCGCGCGTGCGCCAGAACGCGGCAGGGCGCTTCGAGCTGCTCAAGGCACTCGACCACACCAAGGACCAGAGCTATTTCCTGCACCGGCTGAACCAGGCGCAGCTGTCGCGCACGCTGTTCCCGCTGGGCGAGATCCCCAAGACCCGCGTGCGCGAGATCGCCGCCGAGATCGGCCTGCCGAACGCGAAAAAGAAGGACTCGACGGGCATCTGCTTTATCGGCGAGCGGCCGTTCCGCGATTTCCTGAACCGCTACCTGCCGACCAAACCGGGCCCGATGAAGACGCCCGAGGGCAAGGTCGTGGGCGAGCATATCGGGCTGGCGTTCTATACGCTGGGCCAGCGCAAGGGCATTGGCCTGGGCGGCAGCCGCGACGGCAACGGCGATGCCTGGTACGTGGCACGCAAGGATATGGCGAATAACACGCTGTACGTGGTGCAGGGCCACGACCACCCGTGGCTGCTGACGCCGGTGCTGACCGCGTCGGACTTGTCGTGGGTGGCGGGCGAGGCACCGGCGGCGGGCGCGGCGATGGCGGCCAAGACCCGCTATCGCCAGAGCGATGCCGCCTGCACCGTGCAGGCGGCGGACGGCGACACGCTGCAGCTGGGGTTTGCCGAGGCGCAATGGGCCGTCACGCCGGGGCAGTCGGCAGTGCTGTATGACGGCGAGGTGTGCCTGGGCGGCGGCATCATCCAGTAG
- a CDS encoding NUDIX hydrolase, with the protein MPRDWNASVTVAAVIERGGRFLLVEEETADGLRLNQPAGHLDPGESLIRAVIRETLEETAHTFEPRALLGCYMGRSLSSRTGTDVTYVRFAFTGDLGSLDAGRQLDTGIVRTVWMSADEIRACPERHRSPLVMACIDDYLAGKRFALDALYTHPSALSMGAQL; encoded by the coding sequence ATGCCACGTGATTGGAATGCCAGCGTGACCGTTGCCGCCGTGATCGAGCGTGGTGGACGTTTCCTGCTGGTCGAAGAGGAAACTGCGGACGGGCTGCGCCTGAACCAGCCGGCCGGCCACCTGGATCCGGGCGAGAGCCTGATCCGCGCCGTCATCCGCGAAACCCTGGAAGAAACCGCGCACACCTTCGAGCCGCGCGCGTTGCTCGGCTGCTACATGGGCCGCTCGCTGTCGTCGCGCACCGGTACGGATGTCACATACGTGCGCTTTGCCTTTACCGGCGACCTGGGCTCGCTCGACGCCGGCCGACAGCTCGACACCGGTATCGTCCGCACCGTGTGGATGAGCGCCGACGAGATCCGCGCCTGCCCGGAACGCCACCGCTCGCCGCTGGTGATGGCCTGCATCGACGACTACCTGGCCGGCAAGCGCTTCGCGCTGGACGCGCTGTACACGCACCCTTCGGCGTTGTCCATGGGAGCACAGCTGTGA
- a CDS encoding IS4 family transposase, with protein MLSEQVHATLELSEPASFARLSEHLPMAWIEQALAASGTASVRRRRLPAEQVVWLVIALALYRHQSIPDVLETLDLALPNDANACVSKSGIAQARERLGDKPLLWLFEQTARAWVAQDAAHYKWKGLALYAMDGTTFRTADSPENRLHFGAQSYASGKVASYPQVRGVSLTAVPTHLVADIAFGCYGRNEMLYAKELIERIPDHSLTIFDKGFLAAEILWGLRMGGSERHFLIPAKKNLQWELLSGNEGDGIVQMKVSPQARRKNPALPETWTARAIRDEDSDRVLLTSLTDRRRFKAADIIGCYKRRWEIETSYRELKQTMLGAELTLRSRQPEGVHQEIWGALIAYNLVRLEMAKAALEARAEPTDLSFVLALRLIQGELIWAAGMAPGKLPAHLQRMRAKLQLAIVQKRRGRKCPREVKALPKRYTVRFLRKDLN; from the coding sequence ATGCTATCGGAACAAGTCCACGCCACCCTTGAGCTTAGTGAGCCGGCCAGTTTTGCCCGGCTCAGCGAGCACCTGCCGATGGCTTGGATTGAGCAAGCGCTGGCAGCCTCGGGGACAGCGTCCGTTCGCCGGCGCCGACTGCCAGCAGAGCAGGTGGTCTGGCTGGTCATCGCGCTGGCGCTCTATCGGCACCAATCGATTCCCGATGTGCTGGAGACGCTGGACCTGGCACTGCCCAACGATGCCAACGCCTGTGTCAGCAAGAGCGGGATCGCCCAAGCCCGCGAGCGGCTTGGAGACAAGCCTCTGTTGTGGCTGTTCGAGCAGACCGCACGGGCGTGGGTGGCTCAGGATGCTGCGCACTACAAATGGAAGGGCTTGGCGCTTTACGCCATGGATGGGACCACCTTCCGCACTGCCGATAGCCCTGAGAATCGCCTCCACTTTGGCGCGCAGAGCTACGCCAGCGGCAAGGTCGCCAGCTATCCACAAGTCCGCGGGGTCTCGCTCACGGCTGTTCCCACCCATCTTGTTGCCGATATCGCCTTTGGCTGCTATGGGCGCAACGAGATGCTCTATGCCAAGGAGCTCATTGAGCGGATCCCGGATCATTCGTTAACGATCTTTGACAAGGGCTTTCTGGCCGCAGAGATCCTGTGGGGCTTGCGCATGGGCGGCAGCGAGCGCCACTTCCTGATCCCCGCTAAGAAGAATCTGCAGTGGGAGTTGCTCTCAGGCAACGAGGGCGATGGCATCGTCCAGATGAAGGTCTCGCCTCAGGCTCGCCGCAAGAATCCTGCCTTGCCAGAGACTTGGACAGCTCGCGCGATCCGGGACGAGGACTCAGACCGCGTCCTGTTGACCTCGTTGACAGACCGTCGGCGCTTCAAGGCAGCCGACATCATTGGGTGCTACAAGCGCCGTTGGGAAATCGAAACCAGCTATCGGGAACTGAAGCAGACGATGCTCGGGGCCGAACTGACCTTGCGCAGCCGCCAGCCTGAGGGCGTGCATCAGGAAATCTGGGGGGCACTGATTGCGTACAACCTGGTGCGTCTGGAGATGGCCAAGGCTGCGCTCGAGGCCCGCGCCGAGCCCACCGACTTGAGCTTTGTGCTGGCCTTGCGCCTGATACAGGGCGAGTTGATCTGGGCAGCCGGCATGGCCCCAGGCAAGCTGCCGGCCCACCTGCAGCGCATGCGCGCCAAACTTCAGTTGGCGATCGTCCAAAAGCGACGGGGGCGTAAGTGCCCCCGTGAAGTCAAAGCCCTGCCTAAGCGCTACACCGTCCGGTTCCTCAGAAAGGACCTTAACTGA
- a CDS encoding cytochrome b: MRSTANAPAGYGATAIALHWIVALAIFGAFGLGLYMTGIPGLTPTKLKLYSWHKWLGVTIFAVALLRVLWRATHAAPPVAPGTPVWQARAAAGAHHLLYLLIVIVPISGYLYSLAAGVPVVYLGLWKMPVLIEKNDELKEVLKFAHAWLNYLMAAVVVVHAAAAVKHQFVDRDGTLGRMLPFLR; the protein is encoded by the coding sequence ATGCGTTCTACCGCCAATGCCCCGGCCGGCTACGGTGCCACCGCCATCGCGCTGCACTGGATCGTCGCCCTGGCGATCTTCGGCGCGTTCGGGCTCGGCCTGTACATGACCGGCATCCCGGGGCTGACGCCGACCAAGCTGAAGCTGTATTCGTGGCACAAGTGGCTGGGCGTGACGATCTTTGCCGTGGCGCTGCTGCGCGTGCTGTGGCGCGCCACGCACGCGGCGCCGCCGGTCGCGCCGGGCACGCCCGTGTGGCAGGCCAGGGCCGCAGCCGGCGCGCATCACCTGCTGTACCTGCTGATCGTGATCGTTCCCATCAGCGGCTATCTCTACAGCTTGGCGGCTGGCGTGCCGGTGGTCTACCTCGGCCTGTGGAAGATGCCGGTGCTGATCGAGAAGAACGACGAACTGAAGGAAGTGCTCAAGTTTGCGCATGCCTGGCTGAACTATCTGATGGCCGCCGTGGTCGTTGTCCATGCGGCGGCGGCGGTGAAGCACCAGTTCGTCGACCGCGACGGCACGCTGGGCCGGATGCTGCCGTTCTTGCGCTGA
- a CDS encoding glutathione S-transferase family protein, with amino-acid sequence MKLYASHTSPYARKVRVVMAEKKIDYQLVEEDVWSPESKIVQYNPLGKVPCLVMEDGSAIYDSRVIVEYVDTLTPVSRMIPQGGRERLEVRCWEALADGLLDAALLARLEVTQREPHERSERWVKRQLGKIDTALAAMAQGLADRPFCTGTHYSLADVAVGCALSYLDFRFPDIAWRERHPNLAALEEKLSKRQSFIDTAPPRG; translated from the coding sequence ATGAAGCTGTATGCGTCCCATACCAGTCCCTACGCGCGCAAGGTGCGCGTGGTGATGGCGGAAAAGAAGATCGACTACCAGCTGGTTGAAGAGGACGTCTGGTCGCCGGAATCGAAGATCGTCCAGTACAACCCGCTGGGTAAGGTGCCTTGCCTGGTGATGGAAGACGGCAGTGCCATCTACGATTCGCGCGTGATCGTCGAGTATGTCGACACGCTGACGCCGGTCAGCCGGATGATCCCGCAGGGCGGGCGCGAGCGGCTGGAAGTGCGCTGCTGGGAAGCGCTGGCCGACGGCCTGCTCGACGCGGCCCTGCTGGCTCGCCTGGAAGTGACGCAGCGCGAGCCGCACGAGCGCAGCGAGCGCTGGGTCAAGCGCCAGCTCGGCAAGATCGACACGGCGCTGGCCGCCATGGCCCAGGGCCTGGCCGACCGCCCGTTCTGCACCGGCACGCACTATTCGCTGGCCGACGTCGCGGTAGGCTGCGCGCTGTCCTACCTGGATTTCCGCTTCCCCGACATCGCCTGGCGCGAGCGCCATCCCAATCTGGCGGCGCTGGAAGAAAAGCTGTCGAAGCGGCAGTCGTTCATCGATACCGCGCCGCCGCGCGGCTGA
- the purB gene encoding adenylosuccinate lyase: MTTSSLSPLTALSPIDGRYAAKADALREWLSEAAFMRNRVKVEVHWLIALAQTGLPDMPKFSAASEAALLALVDKFSEADAARIKEIEAVTNHDVKAVEYWLKEQVKGNAELEAASEFIHFACTSEDINNTSHGMMLKGARDGVIVPALKRVHARLVELARLNATQPMLSRTHGQPASPTTLGKEMANVAARLARAIQRIEQVELLGKMNGAVGNYNAHLSAYPAFDWEAFSKQVIETRLGLAFNPYTIQIEPHDYMAELFDAVARANTILLDLNRDIWGYISLGYFKQKTKAGEIGSSTMPHKVNPIDFENSEGNVGLANAVLRHLSEKLPVSRWQRDLTDSTVLRNIGVAFGYSLLAYEACLRGLGKLETNPERLDEDLDNCWEVLAEPVQTVMRRFGVPNPYEQLKELTRGKGISREALQTFINGLAIPDDAKKLLLDMTPGSYIGKAVSLAERI, encoded by the coding sequence ATGACCACCTCTTCGCTTTCGCCGCTCACCGCTCTTTCCCCGATCGATGGCCGCTACGCCGCCAAGGCCGACGCGCTGCGCGAATGGCTGTCCGAGGCGGCCTTCATGCGCAACCGCGTCAAGGTCGAGGTGCACTGGCTGATCGCGCTGGCCCAGACCGGCCTGCCCGACATGCCGAAGTTCTCCGCCGCCTCCGAAGCCGCGCTGCTGGCGCTGGTGGACAAGTTCTCCGAAGCCGATGCCGCCCGCATCAAGGAAATCGAAGCCGTCACCAACCATGACGTGAAGGCCGTCGAGTACTGGCTCAAGGAGCAGGTCAAGGGCAATGCCGAACTGGAAGCGGCCAGCGAGTTCATCCACTTCGCCTGCACCTCGGAAGACATCAACAACACCTCGCACGGCATGATGCTCAAGGGCGCCCGCGACGGTGTCATCGTGCCGGCGCTCAAGCGCGTGCACGCCCGCCTGGTGGAGCTGGCCAGGCTCAATGCCACCCAGCCGATGCTGTCGCGCACCCACGGCCAGCCGGCCAGCCCGACCACGCTGGGCAAGGAAATGGCCAACGTGGCCGCGCGCCTGGCGCGCGCGATCCAGCGCATCGAGCAGGTCGAGCTGCTGGGCAAGATGAACGGCGCGGTGGGCAACTACAACGCGCACCTGTCGGCGTATCCGGCGTTCGACTGGGAAGCGTTCTCGAAGCAGGTGATCGAGACCCGCCTGGGCCTCGCCTTCAACCCGTACACCATCCAGATCGAGCCGCACGACTACATGGCCGAGCTGTTCGACGCGGTCGCCCGCGCCAACACCATCCTGCTCGACCTGAACCGCGACATCTGGGGCTATATCTCGCTGGGCTACTTCAAGCAGAAGACGAAGGCCGGCGAAATCGGCTCGTCGACCATGCCGCACAAGGTCAACCCGATCGATTTCGAGAACTCGGAAGGCAACGTCGGCCTGGCCAACGCGGTGCTGCGCCACCTGTCGGAAAAGCTGCCGGTGTCGCGCTGGCAGCGCGACCTGACCGATTCGACCGTACTGCGCAACATCGGCGTGGCCTTCGGCTACAGCCTGCTGGCCTACGAGGCCTGCCTGCGCGGCCTGGGCAAGCTGGAAACCAACCCCGAGCGCCTGGACGAAGACCTCGACAATTGCTGGGAAGTGCTGGCCGAGCCGGTGCAGACCGTGATGCGCCGCTTCGGCGTGCCCAACCCGTACGAGCAGCTCAAGGAGCTGACCCGCGGCAAGGGCATCTCGCGCGAGGCGCTGCAGACCTTCATCAACGGCCTGGCCATCCCGGACGATGCCAAGAAGCTGCTGCTCGACATGACGCCCGGCAGCTACATCGGCAAGGCGGTTTCGCTGGCCGAGCGCATCTAA